In a single window of the Elaeis guineensis isolate ETL-2024a chromosome 6, EG11, whole genome shotgun sequence genome:
- the LOC105047069 gene encoding uncharacterized protein produces the protein MSSLLRSGHRLLSSKPPISTPILRRFSLPVKKEDADEGGEPEVFDQRKLPADFDPATFDPANARSPPSDRVWRLVDDVSALTLAEVAELSSILVRKMGLKNPPIIGVLNAGAGGPGPAAAGVAGALGTEEKKQEKTVFELRLDSFDAAAKIKVIKEVRGFTDLGLKEAKDLVEKTPTIIKRGVSKEEGEQIIEKMKAVGAKVVME, from the coding sequence ATGAGCTCTCTCCTTAGGTCCGGTCACCGTCTCCTTTCCTCAAAACCCCCGATCTCGACCCCTATTCTCCGTCGCTTCTCCCTCCCGGTGAAGAAGGAGGACGCCGACGAGGGAGGGGAGCCAGAGGTGTTCGACCAGCGGAAGCTCCCCGCCGACTTCGACCCCGCCACCTTCGACCCAGCGAACGCCCGAAGCCCTCCCTCCGACCGCGTCTGGCGCCTCGTCGACGATGTCTCCGCCCTCACCCTAGCTGAGGTCGCCGAACTCTCCTCCATCCTCGTGCGGAAGATGGGCCTGAAGAATCCTCCGATCATCGGCGTCTTGAACGCCGGCGCCGGTGGGCCCGGGCCCGCCGCCGCCGGGGTGGCGGGGGCGCTGGGGACGGAGGAGAAGAAGCAGGAGAAGACGGTGTTCGAGCTGAGGCTGGACTCGTTCGACGCCGCCGCTAAGATCAAGGTGATCAAGGAGGTGAGGGGGTTCACGGATTTGGGGCTGAAGGAGGCCAAGGACTTGGTGGAGAAGACGCCGACTATTATCAAGAGAGGCGTCTCAAAGGAGGAGGGAGAGCAGATCATTGAGAAGATGAAGGCCGTTGGAGCAAAGGTCGTGATGGAGTGA